In Musa acuminata AAA Group cultivar baxijiao chromosome BXJ3-9, Cavendish_Baxijiao_AAA, whole genome shotgun sequence, a single genomic region encodes these proteins:
- the LOC135648277 gene encoding peroxidase 11-like — protein MAKGVGCSTPLQLVMALVLATAAITSLAQDPSQLSLGYYSKTCPTAEQIVRTEMECAVKANPRNAAFIIRLHFHDCFVQGCDGSVLLDDTATLIGEKQADQNVNSLQGFELVDKIKEKLEAECPGVVSCADLLAVAARDATILVGGPYWDVPVGRLDSKTASLDQANSDIPSPQQGLATLITKFSAKGLSPTDMVALVGSHTIGMSRCVNFRDRIYGDFQLTSKSEASAQVYLSKLKETCPTDGGDDNVSPMDYTSPTVFDNAFFETLIQGTGLLNSDQEMYSSLLGFETSHIVEKYWAESISFFKDFSDSMVRMGNITNPAGGEVRKNCRFANA, from the exons ATGGCCAAAGGTGTCGGTTGCTCGACGCCTCTGCAGCTCGTCATGGCTCTTGTTCTCGCCACCGCGGCCATCACCTCATTGGCGCAAGACCCGTCGCAGCTGAGCTTGGGCTACTACTCGAAGACGTGCCCCACCGCGGAGCAGATCGTGCGGACGGAGATGGAGTGCGCGGTGAAGGCCAATCCCCGCAATGCAGCTTTCATCATCCGCCTTCATTTCCATGACTGCTTCGTCCAG GGTTGCGATGGATCGGTTCTCCTGGACGACACAGCCACGCTGATAGGGGAGAAGCAAGCAGACCAGAACGTGAACTCGCTGCAGGGCTTCGAGCTGGTCGACAAGATCAAGGAGAAGCTGGAGGCCGAGTGCCCCGGCGTCGTCTCCTGCGCCGATCTCCTCGCGGTAGCAGCTCGAGACGCCACCATTCTG GTTGGAGGGCCGTACTGGGACGTTCCAGTGGGAAGGCTGGATTCCAAGACTGCAAGCCTGGATCAAGCGAACTCAGACATCCCATCTCCGCAGCAAGGGCTCGCCACCTTGATCACCAAGTTCTCAGCCAAAGGACTCTCGCCCACTGACATGGTAGCCCTCGTAG GTTCCCACACCATTGGCATGTCGAGATGTGTGAACTTCCGCGACAGGATCTACGGGGACTTCCAGCTGACGTCGAAGAGTGAAGCGTCGGCGCAGGTGTACCTCAGCAAGCTCAAAGAGACGTGCCCTACGGACGGAGGAGATGACAACGTTTCCCCCATGGACTACACCTCGCCCACCGTGTTCGACAACGCCTTCTTCGAGACCCTGATACAGGGAACCGGGCTTCTGAACTCGGACCAGGAGATGTATTCCAGCCTCTTAGGGTTCGAAACCTCCCACATTGTGGAGAAGTACTGGGCAGAGTCGATCTCCTTCTTCAAGGATTTCTCGGACTCCATGGTCAGGATGGGGAACATCACCAACCCTGCAGGTGGAGAGGTGAGGAAGAACTGCAGATTTGCGAACGCCTGA